The Polyangium aurulentum genomic interval GTAGATCGGGCCCGATGGGCGCGTCGTGCATCACGTGCTCGGCGATCTTCACGACCTGCGACTCGCGCGCGACGCCGTCGTGGAACTTCCAGTTGAGGTGCGTGACGAAGAACGGCAGCTTGCCCTTGGGCGTGTTGAGCATCGTGAACAAGAGCGCCCGCCGCTCGTCGCTGCCCGCGGTCGGCAGGGGGTAGACCCCGCGGCGCTCGATGGGGAAGCGCGACAGGACGGCGTTTCCGAAATGCTCGCCTTCGCTGAGCTCGTGCGCCATGCCGAAGGCCTCGTGGTAGTCGAGGTCGAGCCCTTCGCGGATGTCGTCGGCCTGGGTGCGGTCGTTGTAGAGGATGACCTCCTGCAAGCCGATGATGTCCGGCGCGAGCGCCTTGATGCCCTGGCGAATGAGGGCCAGGCGCTTCTCCCATGGCCCCTGCCGGTTCCAGATGTTGAGGGTGAGGATGCGGATCCGATCCATCCCGGCTCGGGCTACGTCACGCCCGGCGTTAAATCCAGGGCCACGTGGCGCTTTTTTGGCGCGCGGACGCCCTGCCGTCCGTCCTTTCCGCCCCGTGCGTACCTGTGCGACCGGGCGAGACGAGGGCCGCGGGGCGTGGTAGCTCTCGTCGCCTCGAAACGGGAGGACTTCGACGATGAAGCGCTTGGCCACGCTCTCGGCCCTCATTCTGGGCATCGCCTCGCTCCTCGGGTGTGGGAGCAAGATGGACGCGAAGGAGTGCGACAAGATCCGCGGCGAGGCGTTCGACCTCGTGAACTCCGCGCAGCACTGCAGCACCGACGCCGACTGCAAGCAGAGCGAGTGGCCCGGCTGCGCCAGGGCCGTGAACGCGAAGACGGTCGACACCATCAAGCCGATGGCGGAGAACTTCAAGAAGGGGCAGTGCGAGGAGGCCAAGATGGACTGCAAGGCGCCCCCGGAGGCGTACTGCAAGCAGGGCCTCTGCGTGCACCGCGAGAAGGGCACGACCGAGGGCGCAGGCGCGCCCGCGGGCGACATCATCGTCAAGTGATCGCGCAGTGAACGATCCGAGCGCGTTCTACGCGGGCAAGCTCGCCGTCGTCACGGGCGCCGGCGGCTTCATCGGCAGCCACCTCGTCGAGGCCCTCGTCCGCGGGGGCGCGCGTGTCCGCGCCCTCGTCCGCTACACGTCGAGCTCTGGCCGCGGCCACCTCGATCGCCTCCCGCCCGACGTCCTCCGCGAGGTCGAGGTGGTGCTCGGCACCGTGGAAGACGGCGTCATGGTCCGCAAGCTCGTGCGGGGCTCCGACGCG includes:
- a CDS encoding endonuclease/exonuclease/phosphatase family protein gives rise to the protein MDRIRILTLNIWNRQGPWEKRLALIRQGIKALAPDIIGLQEVILYNDRTQADDIREGLDLDYHEAFGMAHELSEGEHFGNAVLSRFPIERRGVYPLPTAGSDERRALLFTMLNTPKGKLPFFVTHLNWKFHDGVARESQVVKIAEHVMHDAPIGPDLPAVLVGDFNAVPESAEIRFLKGLQSLDGKSVHFTDCYEHTGTAPGYTFDSVRNPYAALTQEFPRRIDYILVRGPELKTGRGKPIYSEVVLKDVVDGIAVSDHYGVLAEIAF